Proteins encoded within one genomic window of Aurantiacibacter spongiae:
- the yidC gene encoding membrane protein insertase YidC — protein MDNQRNLILAVVLSAVLLFGWDFAMRTFYPDPADDVPANMASRDDIPAERALEREGDNLAAGRISVGGDAVDQSVVRDVETELASEGRVTIDAPEVAGTINPVGARVDDILLKTHRQTVEPDSGPIRLFAPAGTDIEQYAQFGWVGDGIATPTAQTRWQVVDGDRLTHETPVTLAWDNGQGQQFLLRFAVDEHYMFTVTQMVRNTGSGAVALRPYAFVARTSETASRSTWNVHSGPLAALDGAIDFEWNYDDVEEQGVVDNPGETEWVGFTDIYWMSALIPDDAVGATSAFRSLGNSDYRADLYYEPVTVPAGGSVTRTTRLFAGAKESGLLSAYQDAGITQFGNAIDWGWFGFIAWPMWQVLIFLFGLVGNFGVAIICLTVIIRAILFPIAQKQFASMAQMRAVQPKMKALQERYKDDKPKLQQEMAKLYKDEKVNPLAGCLPIFLQIPIFFALYKTLLLAIEMRHQPFFGWIRDLSAPDPAHILNLFGLLDFTPPGFLGIGVLAVLLGCTMFLQFRLNPAATDPMQQQIFMIMPWVLMFVMAPFAAGLLIYWITSNLLTLAQQRYLYAKNPQLRAQMAKDREEKARKAEREKAARAEGR, from the coding sequence TTGGACAATCAGCGTAATCTCATCCTCGCCGTCGTGCTGAGCGCGGTCCTGTTGTTCGGGTGGGACTTCGCCATGCGCACGTTCTATCCCGATCCGGCCGACGACGTTCCCGCCAACATGGCGAGCCGCGACGACATTCCGGCGGAGCGCGCGCTCGAGCGTGAAGGCGACAACCTGGCTGCGGGCCGCATAAGCGTCGGCGGCGACGCGGTGGATCAATCCGTCGTGCGTGACGTCGAAACCGAGCTCGCCAGCGAAGGCCGCGTGACGATAGACGCGCCGGAAGTCGCCGGCACCATCAATCCCGTAGGGGCGCGGGTCGACGACATCCTTCTGAAGACTCACCGCCAAACGGTCGAGCCGGACAGCGGCCCGATCCGCCTGTTCGCGCCGGCGGGAACCGACATCGAACAATATGCGCAGTTCGGCTGGGTCGGCGACGGCATCGCGACGCCGACCGCACAGACGCGCTGGCAGGTCGTCGACGGCGACCGGCTGACGCACGAAACGCCGGTGACGCTAGCCTGGGACAACGGGCAGGGGCAGCAATTCCTGCTGCGCTTCGCGGTGGACGAGCACTACATGTTCACCGTCACGCAGATGGTTCGCAACACCGGCAGCGGGGCGGTCGCCCTGCGCCCCTATGCCTTCGTCGCGCGCACCAGCGAAACAGCCAGCCGCAGCACCTGGAACGTCCATTCCGGGCCGCTCGCCGCGCTCGATGGCGCGATCGATTTCGAATGGAATTACGATGACGTCGAAGAACAGGGCGTCGTCGACAATCCCGGCGAGACCGAGTGGGTCGGTTTCACCGATATTTACTGGATGAGCGCACTCATCCCCGACGATGCGGTCGGGGCGACCAGCGCGTTTCGTTCGCTGGGCAATTCCGACTACCGCGCCGACCTCTATTACGAACCCGTTACGGTCCCCGCCGGCGGAAGCGTGACGCGCACCACGCGTCTGTTCGCGGGGGCAAAGGAAAGCGGCCTGCTGAGCGCATACCAGGATGCAGGCATCACCCAATTCGGCAACGCCATCGACTGGGGCTGGTTCGGCTTCATCGCCTGGCCGATGTGGCAGGTGCTGATCTTCCTGTTCGGGCTCGTGGGCAATTTCGGCGTAGCGATCATCTGTCTGACCGTCATCATCCGGGCGATCCTGTTCCCGATCGCGCAAAAGCAGTTCGCCTCGATGGCGCAGATGCGCGCAGTGCAGCCCAAGATGAAGGCGTTGCAGGAACGCTACAAGGACGACAAGCCGAAGCTCCAGCAGGAGATGGCGAAGCTCTACAAGGACGAGAAGGTCAATCCGCTCGCCGGCTGCCTGCCGATATTCCTTCAGATCCCGATCTTCTTCGCGCTGTACAAGACGCTGTTGCTGGCAATCGAGATGCGTCACCAGCCCTTCTTCGGCTGGATAAGGGATCTGTCGGCGCCCGATCCCGCGCATATTCTCAACCTGTTCGGCCTGCTCGATTTCACGCCTCCCGGTTTTCTCGGAATCGGCGTGCTTGCGGTGCTGCTGGGATGCACCATGTTCCTGCAGTTCCGCCTCAACCCGGCGGCGACAGACCCGATGCAGCAGCAGATCTTCATGATCATGCCATGGGTGCTGATGTTCGTGATGGCGCCGTTCGCCGCCGGACTGCTGATCTACTGGATAACCTCCAACCTGCTGACCCTGGCGCAGCAGCGCTATCTGTATGCGAAGAACCCGCAACTGCGGGCGCAGATGGCGAAGGACCGAGAGGAAAAGGCGCGCAAGGCCGAGCGGGAAAAGGCGGCCAGGGCCGAAGGACGATGA
- the yihA gene encoding ribosome biogenesis GTP-binding protein YihA/YsxC encodes MIENGSEEALAEEARRLFSGRVEFLLSAPQLKFLPAGDYPEVAFCGRSNVGKSSLINAVTGRKAIARTSVTPGRTQELNFFEVGEPTRFRLVDMPGYGFAKAPLKVVERWRSLVRTYLRGRAVLKRTLVLVDARHGLKDSDRDMMTMLDEAAVGYRVVLTKADKIKASELAATCERTATEARKHVAAYPQIHVTSAEKGAGVDELRAAILSDVRQ; translated from the coding sequence ATGATCGAGAACGGGAGCGAGGAGGCGCTGGCTGAGGAAGCTCGCCGCCTGTTCTCGGGGCGGGTCGAATTCCTGCTCAGCGCGCCGCAACTCAAATTCCTGCCGGCAGGCGACTATCCCGAAGTCGCGTTCTGCGGACGATCAAACGTGGGGAAGAGCTCGCTCATCAACGCTGTAACCGGACGCAAGGCCATCGCGCGCACCTCGGTGACGCCGGGCCGCACGCAGGAACTCAACTTCTTCGAGGTCGGAGAACCGACGCGCTTCCGGCTGGTCGACATGCCCGGCTACGGGTTCGCCAAGGCGCCCCTTAAAGTCGTCGAACGGTGGCGCAGTCTGGTGCGAACCTATCTGCGCGGGCGTGCGGTGCTGAAACGCACGCTGGTGCTGGTCGATGCCCGGCACGGGCTCAAGGATAGCGATCGCGACATGATGACGATGCTGGACGAGGCTGCCGTGGGGTACCGCGTGGTCCTGACCAAGGCCGACAAGATCAAGGCGAGCGAACTGGCGGCAACATGTGAGCGGACGGCGACCGAAGCGCGCAAGCATGTCGCTGCCTATCCGCAAATTCACGTGACGAGCGCCGAAAAGGGCGCAGGCGTGGACGAGCTGCGCGCGGCAATCCTCTCTGACGTTCGGCAATAG
- a CDS encoding EAL domain-containing protein, which produces MPVDQFIWTLQSRLAEHRASGDIVFVGAERELADADFPERRTELANILDKLRKAGVGDVYVDVVFDRPGTPADDARLRRALENLGSRAHLTKAFTTDFDGRMVARKSIPKIGKGISEVGSYTWMNVLGYAWYMPYRVPEISEDLPTLPAAIAGDSGDSSRDFPISYAFSLDSIPSYRIEDLEGANEFASFAGKSVVIGQMRSGDMHPLNIPGHVGIPTSYASIFAAETLKASQTVMIDAIVPIITVFLLLLSGVIVRSVWLRYTAYGVSVLLVPAFLAITAEMAIRANTADAVALLAIFAAFRIRARWKRNLRLVDGETGLPTFLALETDKDVAEHVPAIIVARIQRFQEVRRTLPTELHIEYLLSIVSRLRAATQDAEIYLGEGHLIAWTMAEKDPTLLREHLEGLRALFSSPLVVGDEQVDVGITFGIDLTPSPAVSRRLSAAVAAAEKTTETFEPIAIVDAASQEDLLWNISLQARIDQALASGEIYLAFQPKILVQTGEIIGVEALVRWSDPVRGQIPPDHFIRQCETAGRMGHLTRYVLEQACMAGNAFEDNGLNIPVAVNISATLLHEREIVSMVREALDKTGFEPRRLTLEITETFRISNLDVANEILAELGSLGTKISMDDFGVGAASLEALLRLPFDELKIDRMFTARICDDPKALGIVRSVLQLGRDLRIIVVAEGVEDAETLTKLRENGCLVAQGFGIFRPDRIEKIIESQGLEQEPLRNMV; this is translated from the coding sequence ATGCCGGTCGACCAGTTCATCTGGACGCTGCAGTCGCGGCTGGCCGAACACAGGGCATCGGGCGACATCGTCTTCGTAGGAGCGGAACGCGAACTCGCCGACGCGGACTTCCCGGAAAGGCGGACAGAACTTGCGAACATCCTCGACAAGTTACGCAAAGCCGGCGTGGGTGACGTTTACGTCGACGTCGTGTTCGATCGCCCCGGAACGCCTGCAGATGACGCTCGTTTGCGACGCGCGCTCGAAAACCTCGGATCGCGTGCGCATCTAACCAAGGCTTTCACGACCGATTTCGACGGGCGGATGGTAGCTCGGAAATCGATTCCGAAAATTGGTAAAGGTATTTCGGAGGTCGGTAGCTACACCTGGATGAACGTCCTAGGATACGCATGGTACATGCCGTACCGCGTTCCGGAAATTTCTGAGGACCTACCTACCCTTCCCGCTGCGATCGCGGGAGATAGCGGGGATAGCAGCCGGGATTTCCCCATCAGCTATGCGTTCTCCCTAGACTCCATCCCGTCGTATCGAATTGAAGACTTAGAAGGTGCAAACGAGTTTGCGTCCTTCGCCGGCAAGTCGGTCGTCATTGGACAAATGCGAAGCGGCGACATGCATCCGCTTAACATTCCCGGCCACGTGGGCATTCCCACTTCTTATGCTTCCATCTTTGCGGCGGAAACACTCAAGGCAAGCCAGACCGTTATGATCGACGCTATTGTTCCGATCATTACGGTGTTCCTGCTTTTGCTTTCGGGTGTTATCGTTCGCTCTGTATGGCTGCGCTATACAGCATATGGCGTTTCCGTCCTTTTAGTTCCGGCTTTCCTCGCCATCACGGCGGAAATGGCAATCAGGGCAAACACTGCCGACGCGGTCGCTCTCTTAGCAATCTTTGCTGCCTTTCGGATTCGCGCGCGCTGGAAACGCAATTTGCGCCTCGTCGATGGGGAGACCGGCCTGCCCACCTTTCTCGCCCTCGAAACCGACAAGGACGTGGCCGAACACGTTCCCGCCATCATCGTCGCGCGCATTCAACGCTTCCAGGAGGTGCGCCGCACCCTGCCGACCGAACTGCACATAGAATATCTGCTGAGCATCGTCAGCCGGCTGCGAGCCGCGACCCAGGACGCGGAAATCTATCTGGGGGAGGGGCACCTGATCGCCTGGACGATGGCGGAGAAGGATCCAACTCTCCTGCGCGAACATCTCGAGGGCCTTCGCGCGCTGTTCTCTTCGCCGCTTGTCGTGGGCGACGAACAGGTTGACGTGGGCATCACCTTCGGGATCGATCTCACCCCCAGCCCGGCGGTGTCGCGACGCTTGTCTGCCGCGGTGGCGGCGGCGGAAAAGACCACCGAAACGTTCGAACCGATCGCCATCGTCGATGCCGCCTCGCAGGAAGACCTGCTCTGGAACATCTCCCTCCAGGCGCGGATCGACCAGGCCCTGGCAAGCGGCGAGATATACCTCGCCTTCCAGCCCAAGATACTCGTCCAGACGGGCGAGATCATCGGCGTCGAGGCGCTCGTGCGGTGGAGCGATCCGGTCCGCGGGCAGATTCCGCCCGACCACTTCATCCGCCAGTGCGAAACAGCGGGACGGATGGGCCATCTGACGCGCTACGTCCTCGAACAGGCCTGCATGGCCGGTAACGCGTTCGAGGATAACGGGCTCAACATTCCCGTGGCGGTCAACATCTCGGCAACGCTCCTCCACGAGCGCGAGATCGTCTCGATGGTACGCGAGGCGCTCGACAAGACGGGCTTCGAACCGCGACGTCTGACGCTCGAGATCACCGAGACCTTCCGCATCTCCAATCTCGACGTCGCCAATGAAATCCTGGCTGAACTGGGCTCGCTCGGCACCAAGATTTCCATGGATGATTTCGGGGTCGGAGCGGCAAGTCTCGAGGCGCTGCTGCGTCTGCCCTTCGACGAACTCAAGATCGATCGCATGTTTACCGCCCGGATCTGCGACGACCCGAAGGCCCTGGGAATAGTCAGGAGCGTTCTCCAGCTGGGGCGCGATCTGCGAATCATCGTCGTGGCGGAGGGCGTGGAAGATGCCGAAACGTTAACCAAACTGCGCGAAAATGGCTGCTTGGTGGCCCAGGGTTTCGGCATTTTCCGCCCCGATCGGATCGAGAAAATCATTGAATCGCAAGGGCTTGAACAAGAACCGTTGCGAAACATGGTTTAG
- a CDS encoding glutathione S-transferase family protein translates to MKLIIGNKNYSSWSLRGWLAAKQSGLSFEELTVHIDGDDWEAMKQQDGEFQPSAGKVPVLWDGDTVVWDSIAILEYLADKVGRDRFWPKSDDARGMARAMVAEMHSSYLPLRRACPMNIRAQHRVGLSNEVKADIVRILGLWAEARARFGKGGPFLFGTFGAADIFYAPVVSRFLTYGIGVPGFAQAYMQAVWEHDWMQSWIGAAQDEAWTISQFEVGETA, encoded by the coding sequence ATGAAGCTCATCATCGGCAACAAGAACTATTCCAGCTGGTCGCTGCGCGGCTGGCTGGCGGCAAAGCAGAGCGGCCTTTCGTTCGAGGAGCTGACCGTTCACATCGATGGTGACGACTGGGAAGCGATGAAGCAGCAGGACGGCGAGTTCCAGCCCTCCGCCGGCAAGGTGCCGGTGTTGTGGGACGGTGACACCGTAGTATGGGATTCGATCGCCATTCTCGAATATCTGGCCGACAAGGTCGGACGCGACCGGTTCTGGCCCAAGTCCGACGATGCGCGCGGCATGGCGCGGGCGATGGTGGCGGAAATGCACTCGTCCTACCTGCCGCTGCGACGGGCCTGCCCGATGAACATCCGCGCCCAGCACCGGGTCGGGCTGAGCAACGAGGTCAAGGCCGACATCGTGCGCATCCTCGGCCTGTGGGCGGAAGCTAGGGCGCGCTTCGGCAAGGGCGGGCCGTTCCTGTTCGGCACGTTCGGCGCGGCGGACATCTTCTACGCCCCGGTGGTCAGCCGCTTCCTCACCTACGGTATCGGCGTGCCCGGCTTCGCGCAGGCTTACATGCAGGCGGTGTGGGAGCACGACTGGATGCAGAGCTGGATCGGCGCCGCACAGGACGAGGCCTGGACGATCTCGCAATTCGAGGTCGGCGAAACCGCGTGA
- the dapE gene encoding succinyl-diaminopimelate desuccinylase, with protein sequence MSESAALDPVDCARRLMACESVTPARGGVFDGLAGMLAPLGFDIHRFVRGEGPEGSDEEPVENLFAIRRGSTGSRHFAFAGHLDVVPPGDGWTSEAFVPEVRGDLLYGRGAVDMKGAIGCMAAAVADIPREAGTISFIVTGDEEGPALHGTRAIIDHIRAADDAVPDLCLVGEPTSVNRLGDMMKIGRRGSINIWLEVAGTQGHVAYPHLANNPIPRMVAMLAELDALHLDDGTDWFQPSNLEITEFDVPNRAHNVIPGKARARISIRFNDRHSGKGLAERVRAIAERHGGTAHPVISGESFLTPPGEFSGLVARAVEAETGIEPEASTSGGTSDARFLKDLCPVIEFGLVNATMHKTDEAVALEDLRTLARIYRRVALAGLHA encoded by the coding sequence GTGAGCGAGAGCGCCGCCCTCGATCCGGTCGATTGCGCGCGCCGCCTGATGGCGTGCGAGAGCGTCACCCCGGCGCGGGGCGGGGTGTTCGATGGCCTTGCGGGTATGCTCGCGCCCCTCGGCTTCGACATTCACCGCTTCGTCCGCGGAGAGGGGCCGGAAGGCAGCGACGAGGAGCCGGTCGAAAATCTCTTCGCCATCCGCCGCGGATCGACAGGCAGCCGGCATTTCGCCTTCGCCGGCCATCTCGACGTGGTGCCGCCCGGAGATGGCTGGACAAGCGAGGCCTTCGTGCCGGAGGTCAGGGGCGATCTGCTCTACGGGCGGGGCGCGGTCGACATGAAGGGAGCGATCGGCTGCATGGCGGCGGCGGTGGCGGACATCCCCCGCGAAGCCGGCACGATCAGCTTCATCGTTACCGGCGACGAGGAAGGCCCGGCGCTCCACGGCACGCGGGCGATCATCGATCATATCCGCGCCGCTGACGACGCGGTTCCCGACCTCTGCCTCGTCGGAGAGCCGACCAGCGTCAACCGGCTGGGCGACATGATGAAGATCGGGCGGCGCGGCAGTATCAACATCTGGCTGGAAGTTGCCGGCACGCAGGGTCACGTCGCCTATCCGCACCTCGCCAACAATCCCATACCGCGTATGGTCGCCATGCTGGCCGAACTGGATGCCCTGCACCTGGATGACGGAACCGACTGGTTTCAGCCGAGCAATCTCGAAATCACCGAGTTCGACGTGCCGAACCGTGCGCACAACGTCATTCCCGGCAAGGCGCGGGCGCGCATTTCCATCCGCTTCAACGATCGGCATTCGGGCAAGGGGCTGGCCGAACGCGTCCGCGCCATCGCGGAGCGGCATGGCGGCACCGCGCATCCGGTAATATCGGGCGAGAGCTTCCTCACCCCGCCGGGCGAATTTTCCGGTCTGGTCGCGCGCGCCGTCGAGGCGGAAACCGGGATAGAGCCCGAAGCCTCCACCAGCGGCGGGACGTCCGACGCCCGCTTCCTGAAGGATCTGTGCCCGGTGATCGAGTTCGGTCTGGTCAATGCGACGATGCACAAGACCGACGAGGCCGTCGCGCTCGAGGATCTGCGAACCCTCGCGCGCATCTATCGCCGCGTCGCACTCGCCGGCCTTCACGCCTGA
- a CDS encoding dicarboxylate/amino acid:cation symporter translates to MKTWFATPLWQRVIAALVLGIIVGRLWGPDAESIKIVGDVFIAAIKMLVVPLIFFSLVSGVAAIGDLRKLGAVGGRALLLFVITGQIAVWLGLALGTLVKPGSGVDTSAIELGAVPEPNETTWRQMILEIVPQSPVQVMADVNVLPLIVFSVLLGVGILMAREDGGPVQKIFDSGSVVMQQVTILVMELTPFGVFALMAWVAGTLGFDALIALSKLVALNYAGCLLIIFVMYSAMIKFMAKLPVGDFFRGIIDAMAVSYSTASSNATLPVTLRCAERNLGVSNSVASFVIALGATINMNGTAMYLGLATLFGAQIFGVDLTWGQYFLISILATLGAVGAAGIPGAGLIMMALVFGAVGVPLETIAFVAGVDRIMDMMRTTTNVSGDAAVATTVAVMTGEIDRAEMVSADDV, encoded by the coding sequence ATGAAGACCTGGTTCGCCACTCCGCTGTGGCAGCGCGTGATCGCGGCGCTGGTGCTCGGCATCATCGTGGGCCGCTTGTGGGGACCGGACGCGGAAAGCATCAAGATCGTCGGCGATGTCTTCATCGCCGCGATCAAGATGCTGGTGGTGCCCCTGATCTTCTTCAGCCTGGTATCGGGCGTCGCCGCCATCGGCGATCTGCGCAAGCTGGGCGCGGTCGGCGGGAGGGCGCTGCTGCTGTTCGTGATTACCGGCCAGATTGCCGTCTGGCTGGGCTTGGCGCTCGGCACTCTCGTCAAGCCGGGAAGCGGCGTGGACACCAGCGCGATCGAGCTGGGCGCGGTGCCGGAACCCAACGAGACGACGTGGCGGCAGATGATCCTGGAGATCGTGCCGCAAAGCCCGGTTCAGGTCATGGCGGACGTCAATGTCCTGCCGCTGATCGTCTTTTCCGTGCTGCTGGGGGTCGGCATCCTGATGGCCAGGGAAGACGGCGGCCCGGTCCAGAAGATCTTCGATTCCGGCTCCGTCGTCATGCAGCAGGTGACGATCCTCGTCATGGAGCTGACCCCGTTCGGCGTCTTCGCGCTCATGGCGTGGGTGGCGGGCACGCTCGGCTTCGATGCGCTCATCGCCCTGTCGAAGCTGGTCGCGCTCAATTACGCGGGTTGCCTTCTGATCATCTTCGTCATGTATTCGGCGATGATCAAGTTCATGGCGAAGCTGCCGGTGGGCGACTTCTTCCGCGGGATCATCGACGCGATGGCGGTCAGCTATTCCACCGCCAGTTCCAACGCGACGTTGCCCGTCACGCTGCGCTGCGCGGAGCGGAACCTCGGCGTTTCCAATTCCGTGGCGAGCTTCGTCATCGCGCTGGGCGCCACCATCAACATGAACGGCACCGCCATGTATCTCGGGCTCGCCACGCTGTTCGGCGCGCAGATCTTCGGGGTGGACCTGACCTGGGGGCAGTATTTCCTCATCTCGATCCTCGCGACGCTGGGCGCGGTGGGAGCCGCAGGGATACCGGGCGCGGGGCTGATTATGATGGCGCTGGTGTTCGGCGCGGTCGGCGTGCCGCTGGAAACGATCGCCTTCGTTGCCGGCGTGGACCGGATCATGGACATGATGCGCACCACCACCAACGTCTCGGGCGACGCCGCCGTCGCCACCACCGTAGCGGTGATGACGGGCGAGATCGACCGCGCGGAGATGGTGTCGGCGGACGATGTCTAG
- a CDS encoding phosphatase PAP2 family protein, which produces MIARLVIGWLLAAHLLLGMVLVRPDPVVLTEALRANLVILTFLALGAFAWLGVEVARQRPASPLRLMRDTLWARRHRYIEGTAFLLALALMMQAYMMLKVAIPRFVPFWADPLLADMDAALFGRDPWLITHAMFGDAATRFLDWFYVLPCLVVTLGMTVWACFAADRAFSRRAVLAIMASWFLIGNWAALVLSSAGPVYAAHFYGDPRFAALGDALPADLTAVQTQAYLLANFGQPGFGKGISAMPSMHNALYLLLIVMTHHRFGMGWRLWLAVAFEAVVFVASVHLGWHYALDGIVAAVLVMPVWLGAGWIVQAHPPVRRPSARSPLPA; this is translated from the coding sequence ATGATCGCGCGGCTCGTCATCGGCTGGCTTCTGGCGGCGCACCTGCTGCTGGGCATGGTGCTTGTGCGGCCGGACCCCGTCGTGCTTACCGAGGCGCTACGAGCCAACCTCGTGATCCTCACTTTCCTCGCGCTCGGCGCGTTCGCCTGGCTAGGCGTGGAGGTCGCGCGGCAGCGGCCCGCCAGCCCGTTGCGGTTGATGCGCGACACGCTGTGGGCGCGGCGGCACCGCTATATTGAGGGCACAGCCTTCCTGCTCGCGCTTGCTCTGATGATGCAGGCCTACATGATGCTGAAGGTTGCCATCCCGCGCTTCGTCCCGTTCTGGGCCGATCCGCTGCTGGCGGATATGGACGCCGCCTTGTTCGGACGCGACCCGTGGCTGATTACCCATGCGATGTTCGGCGACGCGGCGACGCGGTTCCTCGACTGGTTCTACGTCCTGCCATGCTTGGTGGTGACGCTGGGGATGACGGTGTGGGCGTGCTTCGCCGCCGATCGGGCGTTCAGCCGCCGCGCCGTGCTCGCCATCATGGCGTCGTGGTTCCTGATTGGCAACTGGGCGGCACTCGTTCTGTCGTCAGCCGGGCCGGTCTATGCCGCGCACTTTTATGGCGATCCGCGCTTCGCCGCGCTGGGGGATGCCCTGCCCGCCGATCTTACCGCGGTGCAGACGCAGGCTTACCTCCTCGCTAATTTCGGTCAGCCGGGCTTCGGCAAGGGCATCAGCGCTATGCCGTCGATGCACAACGCGCTCTACTTGCTGCTGATCGTCATGACGCACCATCGCTTCGGCATGGGCTGGCGCTTGTGGCTCGCCGTCGCGTTCGAGGCGGTGGTGTTCGTCGCCTCAGTCCACCTCGGCTGGCATTACGCGCTAGACGGGATCGTCGCCGCCGTGCTGGTGATGCCGGTGTGGCTGGGCGCGGGATGGATCGTGCAGGCGCACCCGCCCGTGCGGCGGCCATCGGCACGCAGTCCGCTGCCGGCCTAG
- the nth gene encoding endonuclease III → MTKDQIFEFFRRLAEANPAPETELEYGNAYQLVVAVALSAQATDVGVNKATRALFAEVETPQQMLALGEDGLKDHIKTIGLFNSKAKNVIALSQLLVHEYGGEVPDNRDDLVRLPGVGRKTANVVLNCWFGQETFAVDTHILRVGNRAGLARGKTPQQVEAKLEKRVPQPFRLGAHHWLILHGRYVCKARTPECWRCPVIDLCAFRKKVLEKPKGR, encoded by the coding sequence ATGACGAAGGACCAGATCTTCGAGTTCTTCCGACGCCTGGCGGAGGCGAACCCGGCGCCGGAGACGGAGCTGGAATACGGCAACGCCTACCAGCTCGTCGTAGCCGTGGCGCTTTCGGCGCAGGCTACCGATGTCGGCGTCAACAAGGCGACGCGCGCCCTGTTCGCCGAGGTCGAGACGCCGCAGCAGATGCTGGCACTGGGCGAAGACGGACTGAAGGACCACATAAAGACCATCGGCCTGTTCAATTCGAAGGCGAAGAACGTGATCGCGCTCAGCCAGCTTCTTGTGCACGAATATGGCGGGGAGGTGCCTGACAATCGCGACGATCTCGTCCGCCTACCCGGCGTCGGGCGCAAGACCGCCAATGTCGTGCTCAATTGCTGGTTCGGGCAGGAAACCTTCGCGGTCGATACCCACATCCTGCGCGTCGGCAACCGCGCTGGCCTCGCCAGGGGCAAGACACCCCAGCAGGTGGAGGCGAAGCTGGAAAAGCGCGTGCCGCAGCCCTTCCGGCTAGGCGCGCATCACTGGCTGATCCTGCACGGCCGCTACGTCTGCAAGGCGCGGACGCCCGAGTGCTGGCGCTGCCCGGTGATCGACCTGTGCGCCTTCCGCAAGAAGGTGCTCGAGAAGCCGAAGGGGCGCTAG
- the dapB gene encoding 4-hydroxy-tetrahydrodipicolinate reductase, producing the protein MARIGIIGSGGRMGRAIADVLAASDEHACAGGVDRDTVLTDLAGHADALADFSAPDALVANLAAAREARTPILIGTTGLTGEHHAAIEEAAAVIPVIQTGNTSLGVTLLAHLVGEAAARLGPDWDVEILEMHHRMKVDAPSGTALLLGEAAARGRGVELGDKRESGRDGHTGRRGEGAIGFAALRGGTVAGEHSVIFAGEQERLVLSHCAESRAIFARGAVRGTAWLIGKPPGRYTMEDVLGLPSLRA; encoded by the coding sequence ATGGCGCGGATCGGCATCATCGGCAGCGGGGGGCGCATGGGGAGGGCCATCGCGGACGTTCTCGCCGCGAGCGACGAGCACGCTTGCGCCGGAGGGGTGGACCGCGACACCGTTCTGACGGACCTGGCAGGCCATGCGGATGCGCTGGCCGATTTCTCGGCCCCTGATGCGCTGGTCGCAAACCTTGCCGCCGCGCGCGAGGCCAGAACGCCGATCCTGATCGGCACGACGGGCCTGACCGGGGAGCACCACGCCGCGATCGAGGAAGCGGCCGCCGTCATCCCCGTCATCCAGACCGGCAACACGTCGCTCGGCGTCACCCTGCTGGCGCACCTGGTCGGGGAGGCGGCGGCGCGCCTCGGGCCGGACTGGGATGTCGAGATCCTCGAGATGCATCACCGGATGAAGGTCGATGCGCCTTCGGGCACCGCGCTGCTGCTGGGCGAAGCGGCGGCGCGGGGGCGCGGCGTCGAGCTGGGCGACAAGCGCGAGAGCGGGCGCGACGGGCATACCGGCAGGCGGGGGGAAGGCGCGATCGGCTTCGCCGCGCTGCGCGGCGGCACGGTGGCGGGCGAGCACTCGGTAATCTTTGCCGGAGAGCAGGAACGGCTGGTCCTGTCCCACTGTGCCGAAAGCCGCGCGATCTTCGCCCGCGGCGCGGTACGCGGAACGGCCTGGCTGATCGGCAAGCCGCCCGGGCGTTACACGATGGAAGACGTGCTGGGTCTCCCCTCCTTGCGCGCATGA